Genomic window (Capricornis sumatraensis isolate serow.1 chromosome 1, serow.2, whole genome shotgun sequence):
GTTTTAGAGATTCTGAGCTCCCGGAACATAGCACGGAcatatttgtccatttcttttgcCCTGTGGCAGACCTAGCGTTCTTGGTTGATAGTGTGGGCTTAAGCACATTGTCAGGGGCCCAAAGGTCCTGTTCTGGAGTTATTTCAGCCTGATGCAGTCCACCTCTTCTGTGGCAGGCACCCCCGTGGTTTTGAGGTCAAGATCCCCACTGGACTTACTGCCGTTGTAAGAAGCCTTCCAGTGGAGTAGCATCATCTTCTTGAAGTACTTGATGGTGTTATTCTTGACAGTCACAAAGCACACGGTGTTGATCATGCTGTTGCTCATGGCAATGCACTCGACCACATAGAAGGCCGTGAGATAGTGTTTCTCCTTCACAAACACTGTGGGGAAGAAGTCCCGCACGATGGCGAAGCCGTAGAAGGGCGCCCAGCACAGCACGTACGCAGTGAGGATGCACATGAGCACCAGGACCGTCTTCCGGCGACAGCGCAGTCGTTTCCGGATCTGCTCCGTCTGGAAACCAGGGACGGCCTTGAACCAGAGCTCTCGGGAGATCCTGGCATAGCATAGGGTCATGGTGACCACTGGGCCCACGAACTCGATGCCAAAGATGAAGAGGAAGTAGGACTTGTAGTAGATCTGCTGGTCTACTGGCCAGATCTGGCCACAGAAAATCTTCTTCTGGCTCTTGACAATGATGAGGACTGTTTCAGTGGTGAAGTAGGCTGATGGTATGGCAATGAGGATGGACACCACCCACACCAAGGCAATCAAGCCGGTGGCGGTTTGATACTTCATCCGGGGTCTCAGCGGGTGGACAATGGCCAGATATCTAGGATAAGGACACAGTTGGTATCAACATGTAGGAAGGAAGTGCTGGAGGATATTATTTTTGCAACATTGAGGCACAATCAAATGGCACCTATGGTATGTGGGCTTCCAGGAAAGGCAGACTTGCATGCCAGCTCCAGCCCCACATCTTACTAGCTGTGCAACCTCAGgcaagttatttttaattgaaggacagctgttttacaatgttaatttctgctgtatagcaaatatacatccctgtgctatacagtaggaccttgctgtttatccattctatatacaatagtttgcatctgctaacctcaAACTGGTAATCTATCCCTGCTCCAACCCCCACCCCTTGCCCCTTGGCAAaaacaagtctgttctgtatatctgtgagtctcttctgtttcatagataagttcatttaggTCATGTtttatggcaatccactccaatattctcacctggaaaattccatggacagaggagcctggtaggctacagtccatggcgtcacaaagagtcggacacgactgagccacttcacttcacttcacttcttagattccacatacaagggaTACataatgatatttatctttctctttctgacttacttcattgagTATGATAACttctaggtccatccttgttgctgcaagtgacattatttcattgtttatggctaagtaatattccattgtatatatgtaccacatcttctttgtccattcagcTGTCGATGGCCATTTaggtccatgtcttggctattatgaatagtatggctatgtacatagggctgcatgtatctttttgaattagcattttctccagatatatgcccaggccAGGCAACTTatatttaatctctctgaatctcaacttccttatctgcaaaagtttttgcttgtttgtttttaaagattaaacGTGCCATTACATACACAATTTCTGGCACAGTTTTAAACATGGCATATACTCAATAAATGGCAACTATTATTATTAAATGTAATAATAACATCTCCTGTTGGTTTCTAGCCTGGCACTATTCCAGGTCCATGCTGTTTTCAGGGAAATTCACTCTAATTACCCCACAGTTTAAAGTTAATAGGACTTGAAAATTCCAAGGACTTGTTGGGAGAATTTGCCCTTTCTGATAGAAATAGTGGGCAAGGATTTACTTTCATTCAAtacttttaaatacattaaaaacattgCTCTACATGCAAAGGTGAAAGAAAAGCATGTGaccatttatcttatttttctggcTGGAAAATGCAGCTTAGTGAGAAATGACTGTCTTTCTTAAGGTCATATACCATAGTACTCTCAATAGAAAACATTTAACCCTATCTCACATGGTTGATGTGAAAATCAATTGAGAATACACATGAACATGTTTTTTGAACCACAAAGCAACAGACATTAAAAGATATTGCTTTTGTCCTTTCCCCCTAAACCACACTGCTGTTACCACAGTCAtccaggaaagaagagagagcatTTTCTGGGGGATGTGAGTCATTCGTGCAGTATGAAAGCATCCTTCCCAGAGAGAGTGCACACACTTAGGCAGACAGCTCTGATTTCCTGGAAGACATTCTGTCTGGCAGGGGGTAGaagcaggagaaggagaaagatggAAAGTGAAGTGGGAGGGAATGACTAATCAACACTGGAAATAAACATATCCTCACGTGTCCACAGCTTATTCTTGGTAAAACCAAGGGCAAACATGACAGGGGCCTGAAGAAAGCTAAacaattctgttttctttgcaACTGATCCCCTTAAGGTCATCTTACTTGGGATTCTGATTGGAAGAGgaggttcattcttttttttttttcatatcatatTTCTGCTGTTTCTGTCCATCCCATAACACAGACAACCAACCCCACTGAGTGTCATTTGGAGAGTTCACTGGCACAAGACTTCTGCTCTCTTCCAGATGTTAGATGAAGTTGGATGGGGTGGGTTCACCCTGGCCACCCAGCTGACTGCTTGACAGGTTCTACCACCAACAACAAACCCTGGTAGTCACCAGTCTCCCAGGCTGGATGCTGAGGGTGAAAAGGGAATGCCTGCAGCGTGTTGGCAGTGCCTTTGCCAATGCATGCAGTGGACCTCCCTGAAGACCATGTCACTCCTGCCGTAGGAGGGCATCCAATCTGCTCTGAGTCATATCAAAAACTAAGAGTTTAGAGCTTCGGTTctcatcatctctctctcttaTCTACCCCACCATGTTCTGCTGATTACTCTGTCAAAGAGTGTTTCTGTATTCATACTTGCGTGCTATCTGAACTTACACTATACAATTCTATTCCTTCTTTTCCCACTAGTAATTTCCTAAGTTTCTATGCTGTTTCGAactcagagtcttttttcaatgACCATGTAGGAGAGAATACTGATCCAGGAATGAGAATGTTAAGAATCTAATCCCAGCTTTGCCACAGACTTATTATGTGAATTTGTCATTTTCTTAGCCCTGTggactcaatttccttatctgtgacaTGGGAATATCAACTGCCTTTCCAAACTCACAGAGATACTGTGAGGCTCCAAAGTGACACTGCATATAAACAATAAACTGTTAATATGCAAGAAATTGTTAGTatcctaaaatgtatttttcagagCTATTTTGCATAGCAAGCAACTTTTTTTCACCTGTTACTTGTAAATCCTGCATTTGCAAGTTCTCTGCTACTTGGCTCTATTTTATTGGATCTACTTTAttggatttattcatttttgcatCAACACCAATCTTCAGGGTAATCTGTGACTGTCCATCAGTTCATCCTGACATCCCCCCACCTTCATTCCCAAGATTAGCACCAGGAGGTGTGCAAGAGGCCTTCCAAATACATTCACCAATAAGCAAATTGCAGAAAACTGTTTCAAGGATAGCCACCAGCCTTGGCTATGCTACGCTCTGAACTCCATTATTAgtaagtcagtcatgtctgactctttgtgaccccatggactgtagcccatcaggcccctctgtccatgggattctccaggcaaaaacactggagtgggtttccattcccttctccaggggatcttcccaacccagggattgaacccaggtctcttgcattgctggcagattctttactacatgagccaccaaggaggcatATTATTAGTAATACTTGCTTAAGTTTGTAAAGCAGCTTACAATTTACAGAGCATTTTCAAATCTACTTTCTCATTAGATAACCCCAACCCTATTGCTAAGGAAGCAAAGatgcccatcttacagatgagcaaactgagatgTGAAGAAGTTAAATAACTGTCAAAAGCCATGCAGCTAGTAGTTGACAGAActaggctgtatgttgtcaccctgcttatttaacttctatgcagagtacatcataagaaactctgggctggaggaagcacaggctggaatcaagattgccgggagaaatatcaataacctcagatatgcagatgacaccaccctgatggcagaaagtgaagaagaactaaagagcctcttgatgaaggtgaaagaggagagtgaaaaagttgacttaaagctcaacattcagaaaactaagatcatggcatctggtcccatcacttcatggcaaatagagggggaagcagtggctgactatttttctgagctccaaaatctctgtagatggtgactgcagccatgaaattaaaagacacttactccttggaaggaaagttatgaccaacctagacagcatattaaaaagcagagacattactttgtcaacaaaggtctgtcctgtcaaggctacggtttttccagtggttgtgtatggatgtgagagttggactataaagaaagctgagcaccaaagaattgatgcttttgaactgtggtgttggagaagactcttgagagtcccttggactgcaaggagatccaaccaatccatcctaaaggaaatcagtcctgaatattcattggaaggactgatgctgaagctgaaactctagtactttggccacctgatgcgaagagctgactcatttgaaaagaccctgatgctgggaaagatggagggcaggaggagaaggggatgacagaggatgagatggttggatggtatcaccgactcaatggacatgggcttaggtgaactccaggagttggtgatggacagggaggcctggtgtgctgcagttcatggggtcgcaaagagtcagacacgactgagcgactgaactgaactgatagtgatgATGCAGATCCATCGTATCTTGTTCCAAATCCAGTGTGTTCTCCAGTACTCCgtttgttcttttcatttccaaCCAGAACAAGCAACCCTTCATCCTTCCCTCCTGAAATCCTAGCAGCCCCTGTCTTCTTTTCATCATAGTCAGTTTCTACCTATAGATGTTCCAAAGTGGAGTTAGATAGTTGGCAACTACTTTCCTTTGCTTAGGAGTATGCCATTGGCTTGACCAGTGTGTCTAACACTACAATGGCTCAGGTTCAGATACACTTACAGTCAGTATTTCCCAGAGAACAAAGAATGAAGGCTGCCAGACAAAGAAATGTCCAGCCACTAGCTGTGTGATGGCAGTGGGTTGTGTGACTAAGCAAAAAGGCTTAGAGCTCCTTTTCTGTCCCCAGGACTCAGCCCCAGATCTCATCATGGAAATGGTGATCACAGTGGCTACTAGGTGGCTCACGGGATGGGCAGCTAATGCACAACCTTCTCCTTAAGCAACCAAAAAGCTCACCAGGAAGTATGTGTGCTTCCTAAGGCTGAGCGCTGTTCCTTCTGCCTTAGTTGCCTCATCCAGACAGTAGAGAAGAGCGGCCAACAGGCAGGCTGACTGGTCAGCTTCCCCTAGATTCCAGGTAAAAGAAGGGACTCCAGTGCCCTATGTGCCTGAGATCCCAAGATACACCTCAAGGATTGTGCGGCCATCAAAGAGGAAACCCAGACCTAGAGGACAGGGTGCTCTGAGGGTTTTTCTCAGTTCCCTGCTACCCCCAGGTCTAACTCCATGTGCTCAGATTTTGTGATCCtatagcacattttattttaaaattttattttatttttaattggaggataattactttataatattgtgatggtttctgccatatgtcaacatgaatcagccataggtatacacatgtctcctccctcttaaacttccttcccacttccctccccaccccacccctctaggttgtcccagagcaccagctttgggttccctgtatcatacaacaaattcccactggctctctactttacatatggtaatgtataatgtttcaatgctactctctcaaatcatcccaccttctctctcccACACTgtgtctaaaagtctgttctgtatgtctgcatctccactgctgccctgtagataggttcatcagtaccatctttctagattccatatatatgaattaatatacagtatttgtctttctctttctgaccttctTCACgctctataataggctctaggttcattcacctcattagaatggattcaaatgcattccttttaatagctgagcaatattccattgtgtatatgtataatttctttatccattcatctgtcaatggacatctagagtgattccatgtcctagctactgtaaatagtgttgcaatgaacatagaGGTACATGTGTATtcttcagttatggtttcctcagggtatatgtccagtagtgggagtgttgggttgtatggtagttttattcctagcattttaaggaatctccagtcTGTTCTTTACAGTGGCTGTTTCAAattgcactcccaccaacagtggaagagggttcctttttctccacaccctctccaacatttattgtttgtaaactttttgatgagggccattctgatgggtgtgagatgatacctcactgtagttttgatttgcctttctctgataaggagcgatgttgagcatcttttcacgtgtttcttagccatctgtatgccttctttggagaaatgtccaaaTCTTCTGCTTGCTTTTGGGttgtgtttgcttttctggtattgagcttcatatgcttgtatattttggagattagccATTTCATTTGCTATTCTCTCCCACTCTGAGGATTgtcttgtcaccttgcttatggtttcctcctttgtacaaaagcttttaagtttaactaggtcccatatgtttattttttagagcaggcTCCTGTTCTTTCTGAGCTCTACTCTCTTGCATTCTTTGCTCTGTCCCCACACCGCTCGTCCTCCCCGGATCTCACTCTCACCTCAAGCATTCTCACCTCTCAGCTTTTGCAAACACCATTCTACCCTCCTAGaaatcctttcttcttctttactGATAGTCACTGGTTGAAGCCAAGTTAAAAATCTGTCTCCTGCACGAGGCCTCCTTTGACTCGTCCGGTATTGGATGATCTTCCccttttctaaatttcatttcaAACTGACGCTTTACTTCCTCTCTAACTCTTCCATGTTAGTTCTCACCCCTCCCTGCACCCTAGGTGACAAGCTTCCCAAGAATAGGGATCATGTCTTACTTCTTTCATAACCTTTTGCTGACTGTGAACTCCGGGTACTTAGAATCTTAATAAAACTTTACCCTCGACAAGTACCTAGCTGTGGATGAACAGAAATGTAATAGGCCATGGTGACCGTTCTCAAAAAAATTGCAACCTGTTTTTGGAAAACAGGACATCAATGTGTTTACCCAGCATGAGACTGGCAGGCAGTCTGGAGCTCAATAAGACACTGGAAAAGCAGATGAAAAGATTCCAGCCGTGTTCTGTAGACAATGGTGGTGTTAGAGGTCTTTCAAGCAAGAGAGGGAGGGGTGTATGAGGCAGAAGATTAATTTGGCTGTAGTCTTGCTTTCTTCCCTCAGTCTACAGGGCCCTTCTCACTATTCCTACAACCTTCAATTTTGCTCCCATCTTGAGGCCTTTGCACCTTGGGTCTGGAATACTCTTTCCCAGTCTTTACAGGGCCAGTTTTTTTTGCCTCCATCATTCAGAGATCTGTTTCAATATCTCTTCTGAGATTCTTTTCCTGACTCCCACCTAGAGCATCTCCCATGCTCTGTCACTCTGTGTTTGCTTGTGCGTCTGTCTGTCTTATTGAAGAACacttaatttacaatgttgcgttaggttcaggtgtatagcaaagtgattcagttatgcctACATGTACttgttttttggattctttttcattatagggtatgtgtatttttgcttttactcagAGTATTTCTGATGTTCTGAAATTACCTTCCTTCTTTGCTTGCCTGACTGATCTCTCTCCATCAAGCTTCACAAGTGCAAGGAATTTTTTGCTCATTCACCATCATTTCACCAGTGTTTGTAATAGTTGTCACATCAGAGGCTCTCTATGAAAATGCATtgtttgaatgaacaaatgagtgaatgaatgaatgtttagAATGGATTGTGAGAGGGTAGGGTTGGCAGAGGGGCAGAGCTGAAAAACAGAGGTGGCAGGAAGACCAAGAGAAGACTGCGAGAATTCAGCCCATGCTGGAAaagtgggaggtgggagcgggggtTGTGGGTGGCGGGTATTGTCAGGCCCTGGGAATAAAATGAATggtggagaaagggagaaagcagCAAGGACAAAAGGGATTTGCCAGGTTAGATGCCTGGGAGAACCATGGAACCAATAGTAGAGACAGAGAACAGGTAGGAGATAAATAGTTTTGTTCTACTATAACTTGAGAGCTGTATTTCTTAGAAACTTTGTAGTATTATTTCTTTAATCAAACCATAAAACAACCACTGTGATGAAGAGGCTAGCCAATCAGAAATAGTCATGGTTTATCtggttttgttattattgttcctTTAAAGGGTAATTTACATATGATAACATCCGCTGTTTATTTAGTCCTTACTCTGCTTAAAGCATTGTTCTAAAGAATTATATGTGTTATTTCATGTTATCTTTAAAGCAATCCAATACATTAAGTTTTCTTATCATTCTCATATTCTACATGAGAAAACTAAAGCAGAGAGGGGTCAAGTAACAAAACCCTGAAGCCAATAGACAGTGCAGTAGGAGTTTAAACCCAGGCAGACTAACTGCTTGGgattctctggtgactcagatggtaaagaatctgcctgcaatgtgggagagcctggttggatccctgttttgggaggatcccctggagaaggaaatggcaacccactccagtattctttcctggagaattccttggacagaggagcctggcaggctagagtccatggggtcacaaagagtcggacgtgactgaacaacagaccAACTGCTCATACTATTCCTacagaaatttataaaattaaagatattttcataaCTGTGGGCATATTTGTTATATCAAGATAAAAACTAGTTCCCAACAAAATCAAACCTGAAAATCAGTGATCAAATCCTGAACACATGAGGGCAAACAAGAATCTATTCATGAAACTGAAATTTGACATgtgaaaaacacataaaaatataaataatttgaaacaaaGATCACAATCATCACTAAATTAACTTAAGGTGTTAGAGCAGTCAGTCAGTCGGCCAAGGCCATTGGATGGTCCTGTGCAGGCAACACCGTTTCCTCCAGTGTCTGGGTTCAAGTTTCCAATCACAGTGCTACTCTAAATAAGAGCAGTCCCCAGGATGCAAAACATGCTCCCAATTAAAACCCCTACTATAAGAGAAATGCCTGCAATATTTCAGACAAGCTGAGTTTCATATGAAAGTGGAATAAGAATTTGAAAGAGTTTGGTAAATGGAGGTGAGTTGATTGCCATAATAATAGATAATATTATGTTACATGTTCAGAATAGCCTGATGTCCTGATTTTACCCTGGCTTCCATTCCCCTTGAAGCTGCTTCTTCTTTCAGTGTTACCCCTTTCCACCAGTAGGACCCTCCCTGGTAAAATGGGTCTCACGCAGGCAGCAGGGGCCCACCCCACAGCAGGCATCTACCTACCCGCCCGCAGTGGCTAGGAGCACCCAGCCACTGAAAAGATGTCCTGCTAGAGCGAAACTTCAGGAAATGACCTCATATGTTTTGTCCTGCTCTTGTGCTAAAAGAGACGGTGCAGCTTCCACTTTCAGAAAAGTTCAGACACAAGGTCCCTGGAGATCTTCCTCAACAGCTGTTGAGGAAGACTTGGGAGGCAGGTACTCTGCTTGACTGTCCCCTTCCTGCACCTTCCACATATTCACCCAGGGTCTGTTCATGGGTGGACAGAACACCATGGGGCTCCATGGCTCACGCTGAGGACCTCAGccaagccttcttcagggatgaCACTTCTGAACACCTTCTACAGATGACAGACCAGGGGCTGATTAATGTGCCAACCCTCTGACATGCTTCTAGGTTTTAAAGCCAGGCTCCTTCTCAATCCCCTCTCAATCCCGGGATGTCCTGATTGCAAGGAGT
Coding sequences:
- the PROKR1 gene encoding prokineticin receptor 1, whose product is MEITMGVMDENATNTSTNYFPLLDPLGAQAASFPFNFSYGDYDMPLDEDEDVTNSRTFFAARIVIGMALVGIMLVCGIGNFIFIAALARYKKLRSLTNLLIANLAVSDFLVAIVCCPFEMDYYVARQLSWEHGHVLCASVNYLRTVSLYVSTNALLAIAIDRYLAIVHPLRPRMKYQTATGLIALVWVVSILIAIPSAYFTTETVLIIVKSQKKIFCGQIWPVDQQIYYKSYFLFIFGIEFVGPVVTMTLCYARISRELWFKAVPGFQTEQIRKRLRCRRKTVLVLMCILTAYVLCWAPFYGFAIVRDFFPTVFVKEKHYLTAFYVVECIAMSNSMINTVCFVTVKNNTIKYFKKMMLLHWKASYNGSKSSGDLDLKTTGVPATEEVDCIRLK